From Pseudomonas hefeiensis, one genomic window encodes:
- the fadD2 gene encoding long-chain-fatty-acid--CoA ligase FadD2 has product MQPDFWNDKRPAGVPLDIDLGAYKSVIEVFERSCKKFADRPAFSNMGVTLTYAELERYSAAFAGYLQAHTDLTPGDRIAVQMPNVLQYPIAVFGALRAGLIVVNTNPLYTPREMRHQFKDSGARALVYMNLFGQKVQEVLPDTDLQYLIEAKMGDLMPSAKGLVNTLVSKVKKMVPDYSLPQAVSFKSTLRLGRGHGIKPLKVSLDDIAVLQYTGGTTGLAKGAMLTHGNLVANMQQARACLGQFGDDDGQPLLREGQEVMIAPLPLYHIYAFTANCMCMMVTGNHNVLITNPRDIGGFIKELKNWRFSALLGLNTLFVALMDHPDFKTLDCSSLKLTNSGGTALVKATAERWEQLTGCRITEGYGLTETSPVASTNPYGKKSRLGTVGLPVPGTLMKVVSDDGTEQPLGERGELCIKGPQIMKGYWKKPEATAEVLDSEGWFKSGDIAVIDPDGFVRIVDRKKDMIIVSGFNVYPNEIEDVVMAHPKVANCAVIGVPDERSGEAVKLFVVPRETGVSLEELKAYCKENFTGYKIPKHIVLRESLPMTPVGKILRRELRDIA; this is encoded by the coding sequence ATGCAGCCTGATTTCTGGAATGACAAACGCCCGGCCGGCGTGCCCCTGGACATTGACTTGGGGGCCTACAAATCGGTGATCGAGGTGTTCGAGCGTTCCTGCAAGAAATTCGCCGACCGTCCGGCGTTCAGCAACATGGGGGTCACCCTGACCTACGCCGAACTCGAACGCTACAGCGCCGCCTTCGCCGGTTACCTGCAAGCCCATACCGACCTGACGCCTGGCGACCGCATTGCGGTGCAGATGCCCAACGTCCTGCAATACCCCATCGCCGTATTCGGAGCCTTGCGCGCCGGGCTGATCGTGGTCAACACCAACCCGTTGTATACCCCGCGGGAAATGCGTCACCAGTTCAAGGACTCCGGCGCGCGGGCACTGGTGTACATGAACCTGTTCGGCCAGAAAGTCCAGGAAGTGCTGCCTGATACCGACCTGCAATACCTCATCGAGGCGAAGATGGGCGACCTGATGCCAAGCGCCAAGGGGCTGGTCAATACGCTGGTGAGCAAGGTCAAGAAGATGGTCCCTGACTATTCGCTGCCCCAGGCTGTTTCATTCAAGAGCACGTTGCGCCTGGGGCGAGGCCATGGCATCAAACCGCTGAAAGTCAGCCTCGATGACATCGCGGTGCTGCAATACACCGGCGGCACCACCGGCCTGGCCAAGGGCGCGATGCTGACCCATGGCAACCTGGTGGCGAACATGCAACAGGCCCGGGCATGCCTGGGCCAGTTTGGCGACGACGACGGCCAGCCGCTATTGCGCGAAGGCCAGGAAGTGATGATCGCGCCGCTGCCGCTGTACCACATCTACGCCTTCACGGCGAATTGCATGTGCATGATGGTCACCGGCAACCACAACGTGCTGATCACCAACCCACGGGACATCGGTGGTTTTATCAAGGAGCTGAAGAACTGGCGTTTTTCAGCGCTGTTGGGGCTCAACACGCTGTTCGTGGCGTTGATGGATCATCCGGATTTCAAGACTCTGGATTGCTCCAGTCTCAAACTCACCAACTCTGGTGGCACGGCGCTGGTCAAGGCGACCGCTGAACGGTGGGAACAGCTCACCGGCTGCCGCATCACAGAAGGGTATGGCTTGACCGAAACCTCGCCAGTGGCCAGCACCAACCCCTATGGCAAGAAGTCCCGGCTGGGCACGGTGGGGCTGCCGGTGCCGGGCACGCTCATGAAAGTGGTCAGCGACGATGGCACCGAGCAACCGTTGGGCGAGCGTGGCGAGTTGTGCATCAAGGGCCCGCAGATCATGAAAGGCTACTGGAAGAAGCCTGAAGCCACCGCCGAGGTGCTGGACAGCGAAGGCTGGTTCAAATCCGGTGATATCGCGGTGATTGACCCGGACGGCTTCGTGCGCATCGTCGACCGCAAGAAAGACATGATCATCGTCTCGGGTTTCAACGTGTACCCCAACGAAATCGAAGACGTGGTGATGGCTCATCCGAAAGTCGCCAACTGCGCGGTGATCGGCGTACCGGACGAACGTTCGGGGGAAGCGGTGAAACTGTTCGTGGTGCCCCGCGAGACGGGCGTTAGCCTTGAAGAGCTCAAGGCGTACTGCAAGGAAAACTTCACCGGTTACAAGATACCCAAGCACATCGTGCTGCGAGAGTCGTTGCCGATGACGCCAGTGGGCAAGATATTGCGTCGCGAGTTGCGGGATATCGCCTGA
- a CDS encoding alpha/beta hydrolase has product MIHQTFMLSATDHSRLFVNQWLPETAPEAVIMLAHGMAEHSGRYARLAQALCDAGYGVYAPDQRGHGKTGEAGTLGHFADEDGWAKVVGDLASLNQHIGQQHPDVPIVLLGHSMGSYIAQGYLLHHSASLHGAILSGSNFQPVALYRAARLIARCERKRQGSKGRSALIEWLSFGSFNKKFKPTRTPFDWLSRDPAEVDKYLHDPLCGFRCTNQLWVDLLGGLQQISKASNLAQIDPGLPLLVIGGECDPVSEGRRLKDLADALRGAGSQHLQLTIYPQARHELFNETNRDEVTADVLAWIAQALSHKRPPRSE; this is encoded by the coding sequence ATGATCCACCAAACGTTCATGCTCAGCGCCACCGACCACAGCCGCCTGTTCGTCAATCAGTGGCTGCCTGAAACCGCCCCTGAAGCGGTGATCATGCTGGCCCACGGCATGGCCGAACACAGCGGCCGCTACGCGCGTCTGGCCCAGGCGCTGTGCGATGCGGGCTACGGTGTCTACGCGCCGGACCAGCGCGGCCATGGCAAAACCGGCGAAGCAGGGACGCTCGGCCATTTTGCAGACGAGGATGGCTGGGCCAAGGTGGTCGGCGACCTGGCCAGCCTCAATCAACACATCGGCCAGCAACATCCCGATGTCCCCATCGTGTTGCTGGGCCATAGCATGGGCAGCTACATCGCCCAGGGTTACCTGCTGCATCACAGCGCCAGTCTGCACGGAGCAATTCTCAGCGGCTCGAATTTCCAGCCCGTGGCGCTCTATCGTGCCGCGCGCCTGATCGCCCGTTGCGAGCGCAAGCGCCAGGGCTCCAAGGGCCGCAGCGCCCTGATCGAGTGGCTGTCCTTCGGCAGTTTCAACAAAAAATTCAAACCCACGCGTACGCCCTTCGACTGGCTCAGCCGCGACCCGGCCGAAGTCGACAAGTACCTTCACGACCCGCTGTGCGGCTTTCGCTGCACCAATCAATTGTGGGTCGACCTGCTCGGCGGGTTGCAGCAAATCAGCAAAGCGTCCAATCTCGCCCAGATCGATCCGGGCCTGCCCCTGCTGGTGATCGGCGGTGAATGTGATCCGGTGAGTGAAGGCAGGCGTCTGAAGGATCTGGCTGACGCCCTGCGCGGCGCCGGTAGCCAGCACTTACAATTGACGATTTACCCGCAAGCCCGGCACGAACTGTTCAACGAAACCAACCGCGATGAAGTGACGGCCGACGTGCTGGCCTGGATTGCCCAGGCCCTGAGTCACAAGCGACCGCCACGCAGCGAATAG
- a CDS encoding MaoC family dehydratase — protein MTQVTNIPYEALEVGQTASYSKTVEERDIQLFAAMSGDHNPVHLDAEFAAASMFKERIAHGMFSGALISAAVACELPGPGTIYIGQQMSFQKPVKIGDTLTVRLEILEKLPKFRVRIATRVFNQRDELVVDGEAEILAPRKQQTVTLPTLPAITVG, from the coding sequence ATGACCCAGGTTACCAACATCCCCTACGAAGCCCTCGAAGTCGGCCAGACCGCCAGCTACAGCAAGACCGTCGAAGAGCGCGACATCCAGCTGTTCGCCGCGATGTCGGGCGATCACAACCCGGTGCACCTGGATGCCGAATTCGCCGCGGCGAGCATGTTCAAGGAGCGCATCGCCCATGGCATGTTCAGCGGTGCGCTGATCAGCGCGGCGGTGGCCTGCGAGCTGCCTGGGCCTGGCACCATTTATATCGGCCAGCAGATGAGCTTCCAGAAACCGGTGAAGATTGGCGACACCCTGACTGTACGCCTGGAAATCCTTGAGAAACTGCCGAAATTTCGCGTACGCATTGCCACTCGAGTGTTCAATCAGCGCGACGAACTGGTGGTGGACGGCGAAGCTGAAATCCTCGCGCCACGCAAGCAGCAAACCGTGACCTTGCCGACGCTGCCGGCGATTACTGTCGGTTGA
- a CDS encoding HlyD family secretion protein, protein MRTSVRVAVTLSVVAVAIFAGFHLWQYYMLTPWTRDARIRADVVVIAPDVSGWVRELKAVDNQQVKAGDLLLSIDRERFEAALEKARAVVQTRQQQLSLREHEASRRAALGPQAISAELRENAQINAGIARGELREAQAEAKVAELNLARSQVLAPRGGHITNLRLAEGNYVNAGQPVMALIDDSTFYVQAYFEETKLPRIRVGDPVNVWLMSAGHALQGHVESISRGITDRNTNPDAQLLAEVEPTFNWVRLAQRIPVRIKLDKVPEGVNLSAGMTASVQVREDPQ, encoded by the coding sequence ATGCGTACTTCCGTACGTGTTGCCGTCACGCTGAGCGTGGTGGCTGTGGCGATCTTCGCCGGGTTTCATCTGTGGCAGTACTACATGCTCACGCCCTGGACCCGGGATGCGCGGATTCGCGCCGACGTGGTGGTGATCGCGCCCGACGTGTCGGGTTGGGTGCGCGAGCTCAAGGCGGTGGATAACCAGCAGGTCAAGGCCGGTGATTTATTGCTGAGCATCGATCGCGAACGTTTCGAGGCCGCGCTGGAGAAAGCCCGGGCGGTGGTCCAGACCCGGCAGCAGCAACTGAGTTTGCGTGAACACGAAGCCAGTCGACGCGCCGCGCTGGGGCCCCAGGCTATCAGCGCCGAGTTGCGGGAAAACGCCCAGATCAACGCCGGCATCGCCCGGGGCGAACTGCGCGAGGCCCAGGCCGAGGCCAAGGTCGCCGAACTCAACCTGGCCCGCAGCCAGGTCCTGGCCCCACGGGGCGGCCATATCACCAACCTGCGCCTGGCCGAGGGCAACTACGTGAATGCCGGGCAACCGGTCATGGCGCTGATCGACGATTCAACGTTTTATGTGCAGGCCTATTTCGAAGAAACCAAACTGCCCAGGATCCGCGTGGGCGATCCGGTCAACGTCTGGTTGATGAGCGCCGGTCATGCCCTGCAAGGTCACGTCGAAAGCATCAGCCGCGGCATCACCGACCGCAATACCAATCCCGATGCGCAGTTGCTTGCGGAGGTCGAGCCGACCTTCAATTGGGTGCGCCTGGCCCAGCGGATTCCGGTGCGGATCAAGCTGGACAAGGTACCGGAAGGGGTGAACCTGAGCGCGGGGATGACAGCGAGTGTGCAGGTGCGCGAAGACCCGCAATAA
- a CDS encoding DUF1656 domain-containing protein: MGLREWSIGGVLLSPFLIYVVLALLVTGGLRLLLSLVPAGRWIWHEALFDCALYVCVLTVITVVLGPL, from the coding sequence ATGGGCTTGCGTGAGTGGTCGATAGGCGGGGTATTGCTCAGCCCGTTTTTGATTTATGTGGTGCTGGCCTTGCTGGTGACCGGTGGGCTACGCCTGTTGCTCAGCCTCGTGCCGGCCGGGCGCTGGATCTGGCATGAAGCCTTGTTCGACTGCGCCCTGTATGTCTGTGTCCTGACTGTTATTACCGTGGTCCTCGGACCGCTATAA
- a CDS encoding FUSC family protein, which produces MPITFQALFAPDRLAVQFAIKTVLGGGLALWLALRWGLEQPSWALMTAIIVAQPLSGMVVQKGLARLLGTLVGTAMSVVFMGLFGQAPWLFLLALALWLGLCTACSTLLRSAWSYSFVLAGYTVAIIALPAISHPLGVFDQAVARCTEISLGIVCATATSALLWPLRVERQLADQARAAWQSGMQAARATLTGDAQARKGLLEILGKIVAVDAQREHAWFEGSLGRQRARAISALSQKLLMLLRISRSVRRQWNQLDPAEAEALKPWMSEVQQALEADRATLQALRPRVLDASHDPQISSAQSYCLARFALLLDTALAACAALTAVQEGREAVDPPRTLAPHRDLPLAMVFGARSALAFLAVACFWLATAWPAASGALVLTCVVCSLFASRENGAQIGMSFLRGIVLAVPTAFVIGEILLPQWSSFAMLAMAMGVPLFLGALCMAKPQIFATATSFCLHFVVLISPLNAMKYDVAAFFNNAQAMMIGVGAAVLAFNLLILRDPAWHSRRLLAATLDDLVRLTRRNLRGAESWFGGRMADRLLQLARHYPELPVPARSRWDDGLLGLDMGDELLHLRLSLAVAQMPDNRAQRRYFETLEQVLERGPAVDRAEALGPASDEFLNVLSTQPPGDALKLAQGAVVQLQNSWRAWCRQREPEQREHSHGLA; this is translated from the coding sequence GTGCCCATTACTTTCCAGGCCCTGTTCGCTCCCGACCGCCTCGCTGTGCAATTCGCCATCAAGACCGTGCTCGGTGGCGGGTTGGCGCTTTGGCTGGCCTTGCGCTGGGGGCTGGAGCAGCCTTCATGGGCATTGATGACCGCGATCATCGTGGCGCAACCACTGTCCGGGATGGTGGTGCAGAAAGGCTTGGCGCGGCTGCTAGGAACGTTGGTCGGCACCGCCATGTCCGTGGTGTTCATGGGACTGTTCGGCCAGGCGCCCTGGTTGTTCCTGCTGGCGCTGGCCCTGTGGCTGGGCTTGTGCACGGCCTGCTCCACACTGCTGCGCAGCGCCTGGTCCTATTCCTTCGTGCTGGCCGGGTACACGGTGGCAATCATTGCCTTGCCGGCGATTTCCCATCCGCTGGGGGTATTCGATCAGGCCGTGGCGCGCTGTACGGAGATCAGCCTGGGCATCGTCTGCGCGACCGCGACCAGCGCGTTGCTCTGGCCGTTGCGGGTCGAGCGGCAATTGGCCGATCAGGCCCGTGCCGCCTGGCAGAGCGGCATGCAGGCGGCCCGTGCGACACTGACGGGCGATGCCCAGGCCCGTAAAGGGTTGCTGGAAATCCTCGGCAAGATCGTCGCCGTGGATGCCCAGCGTGAACACGCCTGGTTCGAAGGCAGCCTGGGTCGGCAGCGGGCCCGGGCCATCAGCGCTCTGAGCCAGAAATTGTTGATGCTGCTGCGCATCTCCCGCTCGGTGCGTCGGCAGTGGAACCAACTCGACCCCGCGGAGGCCGAGGCCCTCAAGCCGTGGATGAGCGAGGTGCAACAAGCCCTCGAAGCCGACAGAGCGACCCTGCAAGCCCTGCGGCCTCGGGTACTGGATGCATCCCACGATCCACAGATCAGCTCGGCGCAAAGTTATTGCCTGGCCCGCTTCGCCTTGTTGCTCGATACCGCTCTGGCGGCCTGCGCCGCCTTGACGGCGGTGCAAGAGGGCAGGGAGGCGGTGGATCCGCCGCGGACCCTGGCGCCCCATCGTGACTTGCCTCTGGCCATGGTGTTCGGTGCGCGTAGCGCCCTGGCGTTTCTGGCGGTCGCCTGTTTCTGGCTGGCGACTGCCTGGCCCGCCGCCTCAGGCGCGCTGGTGCTCACCTGTGTGGTGTGCAGTCTGTTCGCCAGTCGTGAAAACGGCGCGCAGATCGGCATGAGCTTTCTTCGGGGAATTGTGTTGGCGGTGCCGACGGCGTTTGTGATCGGCGAGATTTTGCTGCCGCAGTGGAGCAGTTTCGCGATGCTGGCCATGGCCATGGGCGTGCCGCTGTTCCTGGGGGCGCTGTGCATGGCCAAGCCGCAGATTTTCGCCACGGCCACCTCGTTTTGCCTGCATTTCGTGGTGCTGATATCGCCTCTCAATGCCATGAAATATGACGTGGCGGCGTTCTTCAACAATGCTCAGGCGATGATGATCGGTGTTGGCGCGGCGGTGCTGGCATTCAATCTGCTGATTCTGCGCGATCCAGCCTGGCATAGCCGTCGCCTGTTGGCCGCCACGCTTGACGATCTGGTGCGTCTGACGCGCCGTAACCTGCGGGGCGCCGAGAGCTGGTTCGGTGGGCGCATGGCCGATCGGCTGTTGCAACTGGCGCGGCACTATCCCGAACTGCCGGTGCCGGCGCGTAGCCGTTGGGATGACGGATTGCTTGGCCTGGACATGGGTGACGAGTTGCTGCATCTGCGCTTGAGTCTGGCCGTTGCCCAAATGCCCGACAACCGGGCCCAGCGCCGTTACTTTGAAACGCTGGAGCAGGTGCTTGAGCGCGGTCCGGCTGTTGATCGGGCCGAAGCACTGGGCCCGGCGAGCGACGAGTTCCTGAATGTGTTGTCGACGCAACCGCCCGGCGATGCGCTGAAACTGGCCCAAGGCGCGGTGGTGCAATTGCAGAACAGCTGGCGCGCCTGGTGTCGTCAGCGTGAACCTGAACAACGGGAGCACAGCCATGGGCTTGCGTGA
- a CDS encoding PA2169 family four-helix-bundle protein, with translation MTDINKESISVLNDLIETSKDGQEGFKTCAEDIKHPQLKALFVQRAADCATAAAELQAAVRSLGGDPETSTSVSGDLHRRWVDVKAVFTGKDEEAVLNEAERGEDHALKAYKQAMEKISKHNLVGIRDLVERQYHGVQRNHDQVKALRNQARAS, from the coding sequence ATGACCGACATCAATAAAGAATCCATCTCCGTCCTGAACGACCTGATCGAGACCAGCAAAGATGGTCAGGAAGGTTTCAAGACTTGCGCTGAAGACATCAAGCATCCCCAACTCAAGGCTTTGTTCGTCCAGCGTGCCGCAGACTGCGCCACCGCCGCGGCTGAGCTGCAAGCTGCCGTACGCTCGCTGGGCGGCGACCCGGAAACCTCGACCAGCGTGTCCGGTGACCTGCACCGCCGTTGGGTCGACGTGAAAGCCGTATTCACTGGCAAGGACGAAGAAGCGGTGCTCAACGAAGCCGAGCGCGGTGAAGACCATGCCCTCAAGGCTTACAAGCAAGCCATGGAGAAGATCAGCAAGCACAACCTGGTTGGCATTCGCGACCTGGTTGAGCGTCAGTACCATGGCGTGCAACGTAACCATGACCAGGTAAAAGCCCTGCGGAACCAGGCGCGCGCCAGCTAA
- a CDS encoding DUF3820 family protein — MNPEKLELLVTRQMPFGKYKGRILADLPGQYLNWFAREGFPHGELGGLLALMQEIDHNGLSDLLDPLRAKHGKPKPQH; from the coding sequence ATGAACCCGGAAAAGCTCGAACTGCTGGTGACACGCCAGATGCCCTTCGGCAAATACAAAGGCCGAATCCTGGCCGACCTGCCCGGGCAATACCTAAACTGGTTTGCTCGCGAGGGTTTTCCGCACGGGGAACTCGGCGGTTTGCTGGCGCTGATGCAGGAGATCGACCACAACGGTCTGTCGGACCTGCTTGACCCTCTGCGGGCCAAACACGGCAAACCCAAGCCCCAACATTGA
- a CDS encoding aminotransferase class V-fold PLP-dependent enzyme, protein MPENTLRAHDEAFWETFVGRYDVDPNGPLNLENGYFGRMSRTVVEEYQRNIEFVNRGNSVYVRQHFDRDHGEAIRQQVAQLIHASPTGVALANSAGDALQTLIRNYNGLKPGDQVLICDLEYASVKSAMRWLARQRGVQVIELVHPYPASFESLVGTYRQAFIRYPRLKLMALTYVNHLTGLVMPVQAIAETAREFGVDIILDGAHALGQVDFDLKKLGIEFAGFNLQKWIGGPLALGFLYIAPQRLADIDPDMDEDHYPATDVRSRTPHSTPNIPALLTLPLVFEEHRALGGASAKGARLCHLRDLWVSAVRDVPGIEVMTPQDQRLYCGITAMRFTAQADQQAMADRLLNEHGIFTVVRHTSVGPCIRITPGLITLASDIERLTAALINLSRM, encoded by the coding sequence ATGCCCGAGAACACCCTGCGCGCCCACGATGAAGCTTTCTGGGAGACTTTCGTGGGTCGCTACGATGTCGACCCCAATGGGCCGCTCAATCTGGAAAACGGCTACTTCGGCCGCATGTCCCGGACGGTGGTCGAGGAGTACCAACGCAATATCGAGTTCGTCAACCGCGGTAACTCGGTGTACGTGCGCCAGCATTTCGACCGGGACCATGGCGAAGCGATTCGCCAGCAAGTGGCGCAACTGATCCACGCATCTCCCACTGGCGTAGCGCTGGCCAACAGTGCCGGAGACGCCCTGCAAACGCTGATTCGCAACTACAACGGCCTCAAGCCTGGCGATCAGGTGCTGATCTGTGATCTGGAATACGCGTCGGTCAAAAGCGCGATGCGCTGGCTGGCCCGGCAGCGTGGCGTGCAAGTGATTGAACTCGTGCACCCGTACCCCGCCAGTTTCGAAAGTCTGGTGGGCACTTATCGCCAAGCGTTCATTCGCTACCCGCGCCTAAAGCTGATGGCGCTGACCTACGTCAACCACCTCACCGGGCTAGTGATGCCGGTCCAGGCCATTGCCGAGACCGCTCGCGAGTTTGGCGTCGATATCATTCTCGACGGTGCCCACGCGCTGGGCCAGGTCGATTTCGATCTGAAGAAGCTCGGTATCGAATTTGCCGGGTTCAACCTGCAGAAGTGGATCGGCGGGCCACTGGCCCTGGGCTTTTTGTACATCGCACCGCAACGGCTGGCCGACATCGACCCGGACATGGACGAAGATCATTATCCTGCCACTGACGTGCGCTCGCGAACGCCCCACAGCACACCCAATATCCCTGCCTTGCTCACCCTGCCCCTGGTCTTCGAAGAACACCGGGCCCTGGGCGGCGCTTCGGCCAAAGGCGCACGCCTCTGTCATCTGCGCGACCTGTGGGTGAGCGCCGTACGCGATGTACCGGGCATCGAAGTCATGACTCCGCAGGACCAGCGTCTCTATTGCGGGATCACCGCGATGCGCTTCACCGCCCAGGCCGATCAACAAGCGATGGCTGATCGATTGCTCAATGAGCATGGCATTTTCACCGTGGTGCGCCATACCAGCGTTGGGCCGTGCATTCGCATTACCCCAGGGTTGATCACCTTGGCGAGTGATATCGAGCGGTTGACTGCGGCGCTGATTAACCTGAGCCGAATGTAG
- a CDS encoding bifunctional 4-hydroxy-2-oxoglutarate aldolase/2-dehydro-3-deoxy-phosphogluconate aldolase — translation MKNPSPTVSMADKVTLIDSLCAKARILPVITIAREQDILPLADALAAGGLTALEVTLRSQYGLKAIQVLREQRPELVTGAGTVLDRHMLAAAEAAGSQFIVTPGITRDLLEASVDSPIPLLPGISNASGIMEGYGLGYRRFKLFPAEVSGGVAAIKALGGPFGEVKFCPTGGVSPANIKSYMALKNVMCVGGSWMLDPEWIKNGDWTRIQECTAEALALLD, via the coding sequence ATGAAAAACCCATCCCCGACCGTTTCCATGGCGGACAAAGTTACCCTGATCGACAGCCTCTGCGCCAAGGCGCGGATCCTGCCGGTGATCACCATTGCCCGTGAACAGGACATCCTGCCGCTGGCTGATGCCCTGGCCGCCGGCGGCCTGACGGCGCTGGAAGTGACCTTGCGTTCGCAGTACGGCCTCAAGGCCATCCAGGTGCTGCGCGAGCAACGTCCGGAGCTGGTGACCGGTGCCGGTACGGTGTTGGACCGCCATATGCTGGCCGCTGCCGAGGCTGCCGGTTCGCAGTTCATCGTCACCCCAGGCATCACCCGTGATCTGCTGGAGGCCAGCGTCGACAGCCCGATCCCGTTGCTGCCGGGCATCAGCAACGCTTCCGGCATCATGGAGGGCTATGGCCTGGGCTATCGCCGCTTCAAACTGTTCCCGGCGGAAGTCAGCGGCGGTGTCGCGGCCATCAAGGCCCTGGGCGGCCCGTTCGGCGAAGTGAAGTTCTGCCCGACCGGCGGCGTAAGCCCGGCCAATATCAAGAGCTACATGGCGTTGAAAAACGTGATGTGCGTGGGCGGTAGCTGGATGCTTGATCCTGAGTGGATCAAGAATGGCGACTGGACCCGCATCCAGGAGTGCACCGCCGAGGCGCTGGCGCTGCTGGACTGA
- the pgl gene encoding 6-phosphogluconolactonase: protein MAISEVKLPQGVSAHAFKNPVLLAEGLALKVAEQLRAAIEARGTATLVVSGGRSPVAFFQSLAKQTLDWSNVVVSLADERWVPVEHADSNAGLLKRYLLQGAAAKAQFLSLYSASADLEAAAEQADRLLAELPPIDVLVLGMGDDGHTASLFPDSPNLAQALDANGVRRCWPMLAPTVPHQRLTMSRALLASAKHKVLSISGQSKLTTLNAAVAGDNVAEMPIRAFLQPTLEIYWCP from the coding sequence ATGGCGATATCTGAAGTGAAACTGCCGCAGGGCGTCAGCGCCCACGCATTCAAAAACCCGGTGCTGCTGGCTGAGGGCTTGGCGTTGAAGGTGGCCGAGCAATTACGCGCGGCGATTGAGGCGCGCGGCACGGCGACCCTGGTGGTCTCCGGCGGTCGCAGCCCAGTGGCGTTTTTCCAGAGCCTGGCCAAACAGACGCTGGACTGGTCGAACGTGGTGGTGAGCCTGGCCGACGAGCGCTGGGTGCCGGTTGAACACGCCGACAGCAATGCCGGTCTGCTCAAGCGTTATCTGCTGCAAGGTGCGGCGGCCAAGGCCCAGTTCCTGAGCCTCTACAGCGCCAGCGCCGATCTGGAAGCCGCAGCCGAGCAGGCTGATCGTTTGCTGGCCGAGCTGCCGCCCATTGACGTACTGGTACTGGGCATGGGTGATGACGGGCACACCGCCTCGCTGTTCCCTGATAGCCCGAACCTGGCCCAAGCCTTGGATGCCAACGGTGTCCGCCGTTGCTGGCCAATGCTGGCGCCCACCGTGCCGCACCAGCGCCTGACCATGAGTCGCGCCTTGCTGGCCTCAGCGAAACACAAAGTGCTGTCGATTTCCGGTCAGTCGAAATTGACCACCCTGAACGCTGCGGTGGCCGGTGACAACGTCGCCGAAATGCCGATTCGCGCGTTTTTGCAACCAACGTTAGAGATTTACTGGTGCCCATGA